One genomic region from Nitrospirota bacterium encodes:
- a CDS encoding N-acetylneuraminate synthase family protein has product MSRIEVVAEIANAHQGNPKLALELALRVLDAGADAVKFQIYFAHELLVRAHPRYAHFERQSFSRDVWKELILSLKNRGGRVYCDVFGLDALGVACASGVDGFKVHSSDLGNQPLLQTLANLPATRVFLSTGGSTAREIAYAINLLGRKHRPVLLHGFQSYPTAVEDSTLKRLSWLQDNFGTVADIGYQDHVDGSDPFAITLPLLAIAMGAQVIEKHVTLDRAAKGVDYYSSLEPHEFANFVAEVRKSETALGARPDTFSAAERQYRNTVKKRWVAAVDLPAGTILAPSDLLMKRVPDDGRDAAELEQLIGRSLTHDLAVEDIVTRADVNCTTWAMVVARSRSSRLPGKALLDMAGMPALQHLLERLKQVKSIDRIVFCTTTLDEDTPLAQLAEACNVSVSRGPVEDVLGRMLGALEGHEVDVVLRVTGDDILVDPDYVDRGLAHHLASNAEYSDLKALPSGTEVEYFDARLLRQIHRLAKAPEGTEYLTFYVTHHSDQYRIGHIPVDQKHAHNWRLTLDTAEDYEVIRKLLEGMRAKGKPLDYRLDDIVEFFINHPEILAINAGVRQRQAPPQVDTAIVWSRLLGQP; this is encoded by the coding sequence ATGAGTCGTATTGAAGTCGTCGCCGAAATTGCCAATGCACATCAGGGCAATCCAAAGTTGGCGCTGGAGCTGGCGCTTCGGGTCTTGGACGCAGGGGCTGATGCGGTCAAGTTTCAAATATATTTTGCCCATGAGCTCTTGGTTCGGGCACATCCGCGCTATGCTCACTTTGAACGCCAATCGTTCTCTCGCGACGTCTGGAAAGAACTCATTCTTTCCCTGAAAAACAGGGGCGGGCGTGTTTATTGCGACGTCTTTGGCCTGGATGCACTGGGGGTTGCTTGTGCCTCAGGCGTTGATGGTTTCAAGGTACATTCGTCCGACTTGGGCAATCAACCGCTGCTGCAAACCTTGGCAAACTTGCCTGCAACGCGTGTTTTTCTATCGACCGGCGGTAGCACTGCTCGAGAAATCGCCTATGCGATCAATCTGCTAGGCCGGAAGCACCGGCCTGTGCTGCTGCATGGTTTTCAAAGCTACCCGACGGCGGTGGAGGATTCAACGCTCAAGCGACTATCTTGGCTGCAGGACAATTTTGGCACGGTAGCCGATATTGGATATCAGGACCATGTCGATGGTAGTGATCCGTTTGCGATCACCCTGCCGCTACTAGCTATTGCCATGGGTGCCCAGGTTATCGAGAAACATGTAACCCTGGACCGCGCCGCAAAGGGGGTCGACTACTATTCATCTCTGGAACCTCACGAGTTTGCCAATTTCGTTGCCGAAGTGCGTAAAAGTGAAACCGCACTGGGAGCACGTCCTGACACCTTCAGTGCGGCAGAACGCCAATACAGGAACACGGTAAAGAAACGCTGGGTGGCGGCTGTTGACTTGCCGGCGGGGACAATTCTTGCTCCCTCGGATTTGTTGATGAAGCGCGTTCCCGACGACGGTCGCGATGCAGCCGAATTGGAACAGTTGATTGGCCGGTCATTGACGCATGACCTGGCAGTTGAAGATATTGTCACTCGAGCCGACGTCAACTGCACCACTTGGGCGATGGTTGTTGCGCGCTCGCGCTCCAGCCGGCTTCCTGGCAAGGCCTTGCTCGACATGGCTGGCATGCCAGCGCTTCAGCATCTACTGGAGCGACTCAAGCAGGTAAAATCAATCGACCGTATCGTTTTCTGCACGACGACGCTGGACGAGGACACCCCCTTGGCACAGCTGGCCGAAGCGTGCAATGTCTCTGTAAGCCGGGGTCCCGTGGAAGACGTGCTCGGACGCATGCTGGGAGCACTCGAAGGACACGAGGTTGATGTCGTGCTGCGCGTCACAGGCGACGATATTTTGGTCGATCCCGACTACGTCGATCGCGGCCTCGCACATCATCTTGCCAGCAACGCCGAATATTCCGACCTCAAGGCCTTACCAAGCGGCACCGAAGTCGAATACTTCGACGCCCGCTTGTTGCGGCAGATTCACCGCTTGGCCAAAGCCCCAGAAGGCACCGAGTACCTGACGTTCTACGTCACTCATCACAGCGATCAGTACCGTATTGGCCACATCCCTGTTGATCAAAAGCACGCGCACAACTGGCGGTTGACGCTGGATACCGCGGAGGACTATGAAGTCATTCGCAAACTCCTGGAGGGCATGCGCGCCAAAGGCAAACCCCTCGATTACCGCTTGGACGACATTGTCGAGTTTTTTATCAATCATCCCGAAATACTGGCGATCAATGCCGGTGTTCGGCAACGACAAGCCCCGCCGCAGGTCGACACCGCCATTGTATGGAGTCGATTACTTGGGCAGCCCTAA
- a CDS encoding MBOAT family protein → MLFNSIECIFVFLPGVALGYFVLGKRSPNAAIVWLVAASLAFYAWWDPRYLTLLVGSVVFNYLIGRRIGAGRYTAFWLALGIVTNLCLLGYYKYANFFLDNLVLVSGHAFSVDRIILPLGISFFTFTQIAYLVDVWRSEAREYHFTKYLLFATFFPHLIAGPILHHKEIMPQFDDAQTFRVNWERIAEGLSFFALGLAKKILLADNIAPYATDVFEAARMGSVSFLEAWQGSLSYTLQLYFDFSGYCDMAIGAALLFGIRMPVNFASPYKSLSIIEFWRTWHMTLARFLRDYLYIPLGGNRVGELRRYLNLIIVMLLGGLWHGAGWTFVVWGGLHGMYLLINHAWRSAFRASAPNIALNAAYWVLTFICVVFAWVFFRADSLQTAINMMYGMLGLQGFVLELNYRAYFGPLAHWLEALGFTFAPATQMRVAALPWILGLLAICLALPNSQQWIWDKKPLLAAKQFGLLCWRPTTVYGLTLGALATYAISKIGQPSEFLYFNF, encoded by the coding sequence ATGCTGTTCAATTCCATCGAATGTATTTTTGTGTTTCTTCCGGGGGTCGCACTCGGTTATTTCGTGCTGGGCAAGCGGTCGCCGAACGCCGCCATCGTTTGGCTCGTAGCGGCCTCTCTGGCTTTTTATGCTTGGTGGGATCCCCGCTATCTCACGTTGCTGGTAGGTTCCGTAGTATTTAACTACCTGATCGGCCGACGCATTGGTGCTGGTCGGTACACGGCATTTTGGTTGGCGTTGGGCATCGTCACCAACCTGTGTCTCCTTGGCTACTATAAGTATGCCAATTTCTTTCTCGACAATCTCGTGCTGGTCTCGGGCCATGCATTCTCGGTGGATCGCATCATTCTTCCCTTGGGTATCTCCTTTTTCACTTTCACCCAAATCGCCTATCTGGTAGATGTCTGGCGGAGCGAAGCGCGCGAATATCACTTCACGAAGTACCTCTTGTTTGCCACTTTTTTCCCGCACCTGATTGCCGGTCCCATCCTGCATCACAAGGAAATCATGCCCCAGTTCGACGATGCGCAAACGTTCCGCGTCAATTGGGAGCGGATAGCCGAAGGACTTTCGTTCTTCGCGTTGGGCCTGGCCAAGAAAATCCTGCTAGCGGACAACATCGCTCCTTACGCAACCGATGTATTTGAAGCCGCCAGAATGGGCAGCGTTTCTTTTTTGGAAGCCTGGCAGGGTTCGCTATCTTATACGCTTCAGCTCTATTTCGATTTTTCAGGCTACTGCGATATGGCGATCGGCGCAGCCCTACTTTTCGGTATACGCATGCCGGTCAATTTCGCATCCCCCTACAAATCGCTCAGCATTATCGAATTTTGGCGTACCTGGCACATGACTCTCGCGCGTTTTCTGCGCGACTATCTGTACATCCCTCTCGGCGGAAACCGCGTGGGGGAACTGCGGCGGTATTTGAATCTGATCATTGTCATGCTGCTTGGAGGACTCTGGCATGGCGCCGGCTGGACGTTCGTGGTGTGGGGCGGCCTCCATGGTATGTATCTACTGATCAATCATGCTTGGCGTTCAGCGTTTCGGGCTAGCGCGCCCAACATCGCATTGAACGCAGCCTATTGGGTACTGACCTTTATCTGTGTCGTTTTCGCGTGGGTGTTCTTTCGGGCGGATAGCCTGCAAACCGCTATAAACATGATGTACGGCATGCTCGGGCTCCAGGGGTTTGTCCTGGAGTTAAATTATCGTGCCTATTTCGGCCCGCTGGCCCATTGGCTGGAAGCTCTCGGTTTCACGTTCGCGCCGGCCACGCAAATGCGTGTTGCCGCCCTCCCATGGATTCTCGGCTTGCTCGCGATTTGCCTGGCGCTGCCGAACTCCCAGCAATGGATATGGGATAAAAAACCGCTCCTTGCCGCCAAACAGTTCGGGCTTCTTTGTTGGCGCCCCACAACAGTCTATGGTCTCACCTTGGGCGCTCTGGCAACTTACGCCATCTCAAAGATCGGGCAGCCCAGTGAATTTCTTTACTTCAACTTCTGA